One genomic segment of Pseudomonas fortuita includes these proteins:
- a CDS encoding DUF3325 domain-containing protein, translated as MMMWIAGAVLFAYAGMLGLCQGLERHYKQVWNRTCPRVWSISLRSAGWLALLASLTLCAQSWGWAMGPVAWFGVLSLAGLVLVMLLPYWPRLAVGLVGALPVWGLAQVVTYL; from the coding sequence ATGATGATGTGGATTGCAGGCGCAGTGCTGTTCGCTTATGCCGGTATGCTCGGGCTGTGCCAGGGGCTGGAGCGGCATTACAAACAGGTGTGGAATCGCACCTGCCCGCGCGTTTGGAGTATCAGCCTGCGCAGTGCCGGTTGGTTGGCGTTGCTGGCGAGCCTGACGCTGTGCGCCCAGTCCTGGGGCTGGGCCATGGGGCCGGTGGCCTGGTTCGGCGTGTTGTCGCTGGCGGGGTTGGTGCTGGTGATGTTACTGCCGTACTGGCCACGGCTGGCGGTGGGATTGGTGGGGGCGCTGCCGGTGTGGGGTTTGGCGCAGGTGGTTACCTATCTATGA
- a CDS encoding fatty acid--CoA ligase: MAKTKIMPPAAGAYAYPLLIKRLLMSGVQHQPDQQIIYADTLRYTYRELEQRVRRLANVLRAAGVQAGDTVALLDWDSHRSLECFFAVPMIGAVLHTVNIRLSPEQVAYTMNHAGDDLVLVHDDFVPLLEQLHGQLGKVKGYLQLTDREAAATSLPVLGEYEALLDAASPEAEFEDFDEQSVATLFYTTGTTGNPKGVYFSHRQLVLHTLNQLGTFAAYDGQPLLRSSDVYMPITPMFHVHAWGVPYTATMLGIKQVYPGRYEPDKLVRLYRDEGVTFSHCVPTLLQMMLDSEQGRHTDFSRWKILLGGSALTHGLARQASERGMLIFSGYGMSETCPLLTLTHLHDEDLALPMCEQVAQRIKTGAPVAMVDLRIVDAAGVEVAHDGESLGEIVVRSPWLTQGYLHEPEKGAELWQDGWLHTGDMGSIDRHGVLEIKDRIKDVIKTGGEWISSLALENLISQHAAVNAVAVVGIPDEHWGERPIALVVCMPGDSLDQVGLEAHLKQFVDSGQINKWAIPRQVHFVADIPKTSVGKINKKLIREMHC, translated from the coding sequence ATGGCCAAGACAAAAATAATGCCGCCGGCAGCCGGCGCCTATGCCTACCCCTTGCTGATCAAACGCCTGCTGATGTCGGGTGTGCAACACCAGCCGGACCAGCAGATCATCTACGCCGACACGCTGCGCTACACCTACCGCGAGCTCGAGCAGCGGGTGCGGCGCCTGGCCAACGTGCTGCGCGCGGCCGGCGTGCAGGCCGGTGACACCGTCGCGCTGCTGGACTGGGACAGCCACCGTTCGCTGGAATGCTTCTTCGCCGTGCCGATGATTGGCGCGGTGCTGCACACAGTGAACATTCGCCTGTCGCCGGAGCAGGTGGCCTACACCATGAACCACGCCGGGGATGACCTGGTGCTGGTGCATGACGACTTCGTGCCGCTGCTGGAGCAGCTGCACGGCCAGTTGGGTAAGGTCAAAGGCTACCTGCAACTGACGGACCGGGAGGCTGCGGCCACGTCGCTGCCGGTGCTCGGCGAGTACGAAGCGCTGCTGGATGCAGCCAGCCCCGAGGCCGAGTTCGAGGACTTCGACGAGCAGTCGGTGGCCACGCTGTTCTACACCACCGGCACCACCGGCAACCCCAAGGGGGTGTACTTCTCGCACCGCCAGCTGGTGCTGCACACCCTGAACCAGTTAGGCACTTTCGCCGCCTACGACGGCCAGCCGTTGCTGCGATCCAGCGACGTGTACATGCCGATCACCCCGATGTTCCATGTGCACGCCTGGGGCGTGCCCTACACGGCCACGATGCTGGGCATCAAGCAGGTGTATCCGGGCCGCTACGAGCCGGACAAGCTGGTGCGCCTGTACCGCGATGAGGGGGTGACGTTCTCCCACTGCGTACCCACCTTGCTGCAGATGATGCTCGACAGCGAGCAAGGCCGGCACACCGATTTCAGCCGCTGGAAGATCCTGCTCGGCGGCAGCGCGCTTACCCACGGCCTGGCGCGTCAGGCCAGCGAGCGCGGCATGCTGATCTTCAGCGGTTACGGCATGTCGGAAACCTGCCCGCTGCTGACCCTGACCCACCTGCACGACGAAGACCTGGCCTTGCCCATGTGCGAACAGGTGGCGCAGCGGATCAAGACCGGCGCCCCGGTGGCGATGGTCGACCTGCGCATCGTTGATGCGGCGGGCGTCGAGGTGGCCCACGACGGTGAGTCGCTGGGCGAGATCGTGGTGCGTTCGCCGTGGCTGACCCAGGGGTACCTGCACGAGCCGGAAAAGGGTGCCGAACTGTGGCAGGACGGTTGGCTGCACACCGGCGACATGGGCTCGATCGACCGCCACGGGGTGCTGGAGATCAAGGACCGCATCAAGGACGTGATCAAGACCGGGGGTGAGTGGATCAGCTCGCTGGCGCTGGAGAACCTGATCAGCCAGCACGCTGCGGTCAATGCCGTGGCGGTGGTGGGCATTCCCGACGAGCACTGGGGCGAGCGGCCGATTGCGCTGGTGGTGTGCATGCCGGGTGACAGCCTCGATCAGGTAGGGCTCGAAGCGCACCTGAAGCAGTTTGTCGACAGTGGCCAGATCAACAAGTGGGCGATTCCGCGCCAGGTGCACTTCGTGGCGGACATCCCCAAGACCAGTGTCGGCAAGATCAACAAGAAGCTGATCCGCGAGATGCATTGCTGA
- a CDS encoding histidine phosphatase family protein: MKAVRLTLICHALTQAQKTGRLHRADDAILPLTQEPDAIVPGVQMLTAPERRACETAAWWSGPVQIEPALADCDLGRWQGLPLKQLQTEQPQALAQWLQDPASAVHGGESFARVCQRVAAWLAAFDTPGEWLAVTHPMVMRAVLVEVLGCPMQASQRVDVPPLSRLELSFTGQWRLRLG; this comes from the coding sequence GTGAAAGCCGTCCGCCTGACCCTGATCTGCCATGCCCTGACCCAGGCCCAGAAGACCGGGCGCCTGCACCGTGCAGATGACGCCATCTTGCCGTTGACCCAAGAGCCCGACGCCATCGTGCCCGGCGTGCAAATGCTGACTGCGCCAGAACGGCGAGCCTGCGAGACGGCGGCGTGGTGGTCGGGGCCGGTGCAGATCGAGCCGGCATTGGCCGATTGCGACCTGGGGCGTTGGCAGGGTTTGCCGCTGAAGCAGTTGCAAACCGAACAACCGCAGGCGTTGGCGCAGTGGCTGCAGGACCCGGCCAGTGCGGTGCATGGGGGGGAATCTTTCGCGAGAGTATGCCAGCGTGTGGCCGCTTGGCTGGCGGCCTTCGACACGCCGGGTGAGTGGCTGGCAGTGACTCACCCGATGGTGATGCGCGCCGTGTTGGTAGAGGTGTTGGGGTGCCCGATGCAGGCTAGCCAGCGTGTCGACGTGCCGCCGCTTTCGCGCCTCGAGTTGAGCTTTACCGGGCAGTGGCGCCTGCGCCTGGGCTGA
- a CDS encoding PepSY-associated TM helix domain-containing protein: protein MKNTFTQSMAWLHTWAGLIFGWLLFAIFVTGTLAVFDKELNHWMQPEIPATQVPQADAARRAINYLQAHEPEAGNWGISLPSERAPGLRVSTGERRHGGGVQLDPRTGEAIEVRDSVGGNFFFRFHFTLDLPRNWGIFVVGALALVMLAALVTGIVIHKKIFKEFFTFRPNKGQRSWLDFHNASAVLLLPFHLMITYTGLVIFMLIYIPAGVDALFAGDARAYFQAQGNARVEQPRGLARQPAALVDVAPLLAQAEARLGPIGGLNIRNPNTAAARVEIRPELGNRIALAKGQAMVFDGVSGQLLSDVPEWRAVPLTQRVMVGLHFAQFGGYPMRWLYFVCGLVSCLMIASGLVLFCVKRGRKYVSATADASARRWYRVAEVCNVGFISGLLLACVGLLWASRLLPVELLQRESWEVRAFFGVWLLALLHAGVRPARRAWAEQLLLTALLCIGLGAFGGLEDAMRLGVAACALVLGVLIGLVAWRVRQVQPVQRKARAGRQQEAEA from the coding sequence ATGAAGAATACCTTCACCCAATCGATGGCCTGGCTGCATACCTGGGCCGGGCTGATCTTCGGCTGGCTGTTGTTCGCCATCTTCGTCACCGGCACCCTGGCGGTGTTCGACAAGGAGCTCAACCACTGGATGCAGCCGGAAATCCCGGCCACCCAGGTGCCCCAGGCCGACGCTGCCCGGCGCGCTATCAACTACCTGCAGGCCCATGAACCAGAAGCAGGCAACTGGGGCATCAGCCTGCCGAGCGAACGCGCGCCAGGGCTGCGCGTTTCTACCGGCGAGCGCCGCCACGGCGGTGGCGTGCAGCTCGACCCGCGCACCGGCGAGGCCATCGAGGTGCGTGACAGTGTCGGCGGCAACTTCTTCTTCCGCTTCCACTTCACCCTCGACCTGCCACGCAACTGGGGTATTTTCGTGGTCGGTGCGCTGGCGCTGGTGATGCTTGCGGCACTGGTGACCGGCATCGTCATCCACAAGAAGATCTTCAAGGAGTTCTTTACTTTCCGGCCGAACAAGGGCCAGCGCTCGTGGCTGGATTTCCACAACGCCAGCGCGGTGCTGTTGCTGCCGTTCCACCTGATGATCACCTACACCGGCCTGGTGATCTTCATGCTCATCTACATCCCCGCCGGGGTCGATGCGCTCTTTGCCGGCGACGCACGCGCCTACTTCCAGGCCCAAGGCAATGCCCGCGTGGAACAGCCCCGTGGCCTGGCCAGGCAGCCGGCCGCGCTGGTGGATGTAGCCCCGCTGTTGGCCCAGGCCGAGGCGCGGTTGGGGCCGATCGGCGGCTTGAACATCCGCAACCCGAACACGGCGGCGGCGCGCGTTGAAATCCGCCCCGAGCTGGGCAACCGGATTGCCCTGGCCAAGGGGCAGGCCATGGTCTTCGATGGCGTCAGCGGGCAACTGCTCAGCGACGTACCTGAGTGGCGCGCGGTGCCTTTGACCCAGCGGGTCATGGTCGGGCTGCACTTTGCCCAATTTGGCGGCTACCCGATGCGTTGGTTGTACTTCGTGTGCGGGCTGGTCAGCTGCCTGATGATCGCCAGCGGCCTGGTGCTGTTCTGCGTAAAGCGCGGGCGCAAGTATGTCAGTGCCACTGCCGATGCTTCGGCACGGCGCTGGTACCGGGTGGCCGAGGTGTGCAACGTGGGCTTCATCAGCGGTTTGCTACTGGCATGCGTCGGGCTGCTGTGGGCCAGCCGCTTGTTGCCGGTGGAACTGCTACAGCGGGAGAGCTGGGAAGTACGTGCGTTCTTTGGTGTATGGCTGCTGGCGCTGTTGCATGCGGGTGTCAGGCCGGCACGCCGTGCATGGGCCGAGCAACTGTTGCTGACGGCATTGCTGTGCATCGGCCTGGGTGCGTTTGGCGGCCTCGAAGACGCCATGCGCCTGGGCGTAGCGGCCTGTGCGTTGGTGCTGGGCGTGTTGATTGGGCTGGTGGCCTGGCGGGTGCGGCAAGTACAACCGGTGCAGCGCAAGGCCCGGGCAGGCCGGCAACAGGAGGCCGAGGCATGA
- a CDS encoding TonB-dependent siderophore receptor produces the protein MQCRTSPNSLALAFVALASPAMVATAAQAEEQRTGEVLEVPVADNALVIQDTLITAEREARQALGSSIITADDIKRHPPSNDLSDIIRREPGVNLTGNSASGARGNNRQIDLRGMGPENTLILIDGKPSSARNAVRYGWNGDRDTRGETNWVPAEAVERIEILRGPAAARYGSGAMGGVVNIITKRPTDELKGSVSLFTQLPEDGAEGASRRANFNLGGGLTDNLGFRLFGGLAKSDADDLDINASHANSALVAGREGVRNKDINGLLSWKLNDEHRFEASAGYSRQGNIYAGDTMNSNGGSDVALISSLYGHETNVMQRSTYDLTHLGDFTWGTSKTTLAYEYVRNWRLNEGLAGGPEGAINDSGAAMSRLRNTRLNSEVNLPFALGSTEHVLTLGGEYLYESLNDQGSFRPQSFDPSGSGNDAISGFDRSESKMTARSYALFVEDNIVIGDTTVTPGLRFDHHEMFGDNFSPSLNLSHKLTEALSVKGGIARAYKVPNLYQSNPNYLLYSRGQGCSVGQTNSGGCYLQGNADLKPEISVNKEIGLLYDRGTWRTSATYFRNDYKNKIIGGTDVLYAINSGRRVTQWENAGKARVEGIEGNVFIELTPTLDWNTNLTWMLDNDNRETGEPLSVIPEYTVNTTLDWRATEQLSFQVAGTYFGKQKSPTYNYRTQQDYDKAAQQDVEAYGLVDVSAGYKFNANYDVRVGVNNVFDKQILRGGNASSSGANTYNQPGRAVFAALNINF, from the coding sequence ATGCAGTGCAGAACTTCACCCAACAGCCTGGCCCTGGCGTTCGTGGCGCTGGCGTCACCGGCCATGGTGGCCACCGCGGCCCAGGCTGAAGAGCAGCGTACGGGTGAGGTGCTGGAAGTGCCGGTTGCCGACAACGCGCTGGTGATTCAGGACACCCTGATCACCGCCGAGCGCGAGGCGCGTCAGGCCTTGGGTTCGTCGATCATCACCGCCGACGACATCAAGCGCCACCCGCCGTCCAATGACCTGTCCGATATCATCCGCCGCGAGCCCGGCGTCAACCTGACCGGCAACAGCGCCAGCGGCGCGCGCGGCAACAACCGCCAGATCGACCTGCGCGGCATGGGCCCGGAAAACACCCTGATCCTCATCGACGGCAAGCCCTCCAGCGCCCGCAACGCTGTGCGTTATGGCTGGAACGGTGACCGTGATACCCGTGGTGAAACCAACTGGGTGCCCGCCGAGGCCGTCGAGCGTATCGAGATCTTGCGTGGCCCAGCCGCCGCTCGCTACGGCTCCGGCGCCATGGGCGGGGTGGTGAATATCATCACCAAACGCCCCACCGACGAGCTCAAGGGCAGCGTCAGCCTGTTCACCCAGTTGCCGGAAGACGGTGCCGAGGGTGCCAGCCGGCGCGCCAACTTCAACCTCGGTGGCGGCCTCACCGATAACCTTGGTTTCCGGCTGTTCGGCGGCTTGGCCAAGTCTGACGCTGACGACCTCGATATCAACGCCAGCCACGCCAACAGCGCACTGGTTGCCGGGCGCGAGGGGGTGCGCAACAAGGACATCAACGGCCTGCTCAGCTGGAAGTTGAACGACGAGCACCGCTTCGAAGCCAGTGCCGGCTACAGCCGCCAAGGCAATATCTACGCGGGCGACACCATGAACAGCAACGGCGGCAGCGACGTCGCACTGATTTCCAGCCTGTATGGCCACGAAACCAACGTCATGCAGCGCAGCACCTACGACCTGACCCACCTGGGCGACTTCACCTGGGGTACCAGCAAGACCACACTGGCCTACGAATACGTGCGCAACTGGCGCCTCAACGAGGGTTTGGCTGGTGGCCCGGAAGGGGCGATCAACGACAGCGGCGCGGCGATGTCGCGGTTGCGTAACACGCGCTTGAACAGTGAGGTCAACTTGCCGTTCGCCCTGGGCAGCACCGAGCATGTGCTGACCCTGGGGGGCGAGTACCTGTACGAGTCGCTCAACGACCAAGGCTCGTTCCGTCCGCAGAGCTTCGACCCGAGTGGGTCGGGCAATGACGCGATCAGCGGTTTCGACCGCAGCGAATCGAAGATGACCGCCAGAAGCTACGCGTTGTTCGTCGAGGACAATATCGTCATCGGCGACACGACGGTGACGCCTGGCTTGCGTTTTGACCATCACGAGATGTTTGGCGACAACTTCAGCCCCAGCCTGAACCTGTCGCACAAGCTCACCGAGGCGCTGTCGGTCAAAGGCGGCATTGCTCGCGCCTACAAGGTGCCGAACCTGTACCAGTCCAACCCCAATTACCTGCTCTACAGCCGCGGCCAAGGTTGCAGTGTGGGGCAGACCAACTCCGGTGGTTGCTACCTGCAGGGTAACGCCGACCTCAAGCCGGAAATCAGCGTCAACAAGGAGATTGGCCTGCTGTACGACCGCGGCACCTGGCGTACCAGCGCCACCTACTTCCGCAATGACTACAAGAACAAGATCATCGGCGGTACCGATGTGCTCTATGCCATCAACAGCGGCCGCCGCGTGACCCAGTGGGAAAACGCCGGCAAGGCGCGGGTGGAAGGGATCGAAGGCAACGTCTTCATCGAGCTGACGCCGACCCTGGACTGGAACACCAACCTGACCTGGATGCTCGACAACGACAATCGCGAGACTGGCGAACCGCTGTCGGTGATCCCGGAATATACCGTCAACACCACCCTGGACTGGCGCGCCACCGAGCAGCTGTCGTTCCAGGTGGCGGGCACCTACTTTGGCAAGCAGAAATCGCCGACCTACAACTACCGCACCCAGCAAGACTACGACAAGGCCGCGCAGCAGGACGTCGAGGCCTATGGCCTGGTGGATGTGAGCGCCGGGTACAAGTTCAACGCCAACTACGACGTGCGGGTGGGCGTGAACAACGTGTTCGACAAGCAGATCCTGCGTGGCGGCAACGCCAGCAGTTCGGGGGCCAACACGTATAACCAGCCGGGCAGGGCGGTGTTTGCTGCGCTGAATATCAACTTCTGA
- a CDS encoding 3-keto-5-aminohexanoate cleavage protein: protein MNFLDGHLFTENQQPLIITAAPYAPSWVPSDFPEDIPVTMAEQVQKAVDCYNAGATVLHLHVRELDGKGSKRLSKFNELIAGVREAVPEMIIQVGGSISFAPETEGAAAKWLSDDTRHMLAELDPKPDQVTVTVNTSQMNVVEHWGYQDVRGTSMEDPAVYEAYKEMTVPAQPGWVEEHVRRLSAAGIQSAFQCYNLNSFESVERLMRRGIYKGPLVMNWVAIGGGMDVPNIYSLANIVRAVPDGAVLTVESSMRNVLPINMMGIAMGLHVRCGIEDNLWNQAQTEKMSTVQQIEQLVRMSREFGRPIATARQAREISKIGVFYDTVEESLQANGFAPNRNGGQQGFLRKTAETADGN from the coding sequence ATGAACTTCCTTGATGGCCACCTGTTCACCGAGAACCAGCAGCCGTTGATCATCACCGCAGCGCCCTATGCGCCTTCCTGGGTGCCGTCCGACTTCCCCGAGGACATCCCGGTGACCATGGCCGAGCAGGTACAGAAGGCCGTGGATTGCTACAACGCCGGTGCCACGGTGCTCCACCTGCATGTGCGCGAGCTGGATGGCAAGGGCTCCAAGCGCCTGTCCAAGTTCAACGAGTTGATTGCCGGTGTGCGTGAAGCGGTACCGGAAATGATCATCCAGGTGGGGGGCTCGATCAGCTTTGCCCCCGAGACCGAAGGCGCTGCGGCCAAGTGGCTGAGCGACGATACTCGCCACATGCTGGCCGAGCTCGATCCCAAGCCCGATCAGGTCACGGTGACGGTCAACACCTCGCAGATGAACGTGGTCGAGCACTGGGGCTATCAGGATGTGCGCGGGACTTCGATGGAAGACCCGGCGGTGTACGAGGCCTACAAGGAAATGACCGTGCCCGCGCAGCCCGGCTGGGTCGAGGAGCACGTGCGCCGCCTTAGCGCCGCGGGTATCCAGAGTGCCTTCCAGTGCTACAACCTGAACAGTTTCGAGTCGGTCGAGCGCCTGATGCGCCGTGGCATCTACAAAGGCCCGCTGGTGATGAACTGGGTGGCCATCGGCGGCGGCATGGACGTGCCGAACATCTACAGCCTCGCCAACATCGTGCGGGCCGTGCCGGACGGCGCCGTGCTCACCGTGGAAAGCTCGATGCGCAACGTGCTGCCGATCAACATGATGGGCATCGCCATGGGCCTGCACGTGCGCTGCGGCATCGAGGACAACCTGTGGAACCAGGCGCAGACCGAGAAGATGTCCACGGTGCAGCAGATCGAGCAGCTGGTGCGCATGTCGCGCGAGTTCGGTCGGCCGATCGCCACCGCCAGGCAAGCCCGCGAAATCAGCAAGATCGGCGTGTTCTACGACACCGTCGAAGAAAGCCTGCAGGCCAATGGGTTCGCGCCAAACCGCAACGGTGGCCAGCAGGGCTTCTTGCGCAAGACGGCTGAAACCGCTGACGGCAACTGA
- a CDS encoding arsenic transporter, with translation MLPATLIFLFTLTLVIWQPKGLGVGWSASFGALLALLCGVVSLHDIPTVWAIIWNATATFIALIVISLLLDEAGFFAWTALHVARWARGDGRRLFAFMVLLGAAVSALFANDGAALILTPIVMSMLLALRFSPTATLAFVMGAGFIADTASLPLVVSNLVNIVSADYFGLGFNAYAAVMVPVNLVAVAATLLVLWLYFRRDIPLRYATDDLQLPALAVRDRATFRAGWVVLVVLLAALFVLEPLGIPVSAVASACAAVLFAVAARGHVISTRRVLREAPWQIVVFSLGMYLVVYGLRNAGLTDALAGVLDWLAGHGLWAATLGTGLIAALLSSLMNNLPSVLIGALSIHASEAQGVVREAMIYANIIGCDLGPKITPIGSLATLLWLHVLARKGVVIGWGYYFKVGVLLTVPVLLVTLAALALWLSV, from the coding sequence ATGCTCCCAGCCACGCTGATTTTCCTGTTCACCCTGACCCTGGTCATCTGGCAACCCAAAGGCCTTGGCGTCGGCTGGAGTGCCTCCTTCGGTGCGCTTCTGGCCCTGCTGTGCGGCGTGGTGTCACTGCACGATATCCCCACCGTCTGGGCAATCATCTGGAACGCCACCGCCACCTTCATCGCCCTGATCGTCATCAGCCTGTTGCTGGACGAAGCCGGTTTCTTCGCCTGGACGGCGCTGCATGTGGCGCGTTGGGCCCGAGGCGACGGGCGTCGCCTGTTTGCCTTCATGGTGCTGCTGGGGGCAGCGGTATCCGCGCTGTTCGCCAACGATGGCGCAGCCCTGATCCTCACCCCCATCGTCATGTCGATGCTGCTGGCGCTGCGCTTTTCCCCCACGGCAACCCTGGCCTTCGTGATGGGCGCCGGTTTTATCGCCGACACCGCCAGCCTGCCGTTGGTGGTATCGAACCTGGTCAACATCGTGTCCGCGGACTACTTCGGGCTCGGCTTCAACGCCTACGCCGCCGTGATGGTGCCGGTGAACCTGGTGGCGGTAGCCGCCACGCTGCTGGTGCTGTGGCTGTATTTTCGCCGCGACATCCCGCTGCGGTACGCCACCGACGACCTGCAATTGCCTGCCCTGGCAGTGCGCGATCGCGCCACGTTCCGTGCGGGTTGGGTGGTACTGGTGGTGTTGCTGGCCGCGCTGTTCGTGCTGGAGCCGCTGGGCATCCCGGTCAGCGCCGTGGCCTCGGCCTGCGCCGCCGTGCTGTTTGCCGTGGCCGCCCGCGGCCACGTGATTTCAACCCGCCGCGTGCTGCGCGAAGCACCGTGGCAGATCGTGGTGTTCTCACTGGGGATGTACCTGGTGGTGTACGGGCTGCGCAATGCCGGCCTGACCGACGCCCTTGCCGGGGTACTGGACTGGCTCGCCGGGCATGGGCTGTGGGCGGCTACGCTGGGCACCGGGCTGATTGCAGCGCTGCTTTCGTCACTGATGAACAACCTGCCCAGTGTGCTGATCGGCGCCTTGTCGATCCATGCCAGCGAAGCTCAGGGCGTGGTGCGCGAGGCGATGATCTACGCCAATATCATCGGCTGCGACCTGGGGCCGAAGATCACCCCGATCGGCAGCCTGGCCACGTTGCTGTGGCTGCATGTGCTGGCGCGCAAAGGGGTGGTGATCGGCTGGGGGTATTACTTCAAGGTCGGCGTACTGCTGACCGTGCCGGTGCTGCTGGTGACCTTGGCGGCCCTGGCACTTTGGTTGAGTGTTTGA